The Hypanus sabinus isolate sHypSab1 unplaced genomic scaffold, sHypSab1.hap1 scaffold_562, whole genome shotgun sequence genome has a window encoding:
- the LOC132389419 gene encoding probable G-protein coupled receptor 139, which translates to MHYDCSVQEDMAARNQPSAETRQTIATERFVAALYADAGSGSLLPLPLPPPKFNADDANVLTMVVLFRGNCGLSKCISHYMFAMAMADLLVMMFCVIGYHIVMYQFPTSFLSYTSACKVGMYLNVTSLQASVWFTVLFTVDRFVAICCQKLKAKYCTVRTAVSGIITVALLLHLQNVPFLFEFNPVSVVNGNHWGCKPSSWFMTSPVGASFSILQSILTVILPFVLISLFNCVTVRRILLAGKLRRGLRGHSSQTQKDPEMESRRKSIILLFSVSGSFILLWLTSAVTFPTTRLAATAHYDGDYTDFAYVATEAGHFLMYLSSCTNTCIYTATQAKFREEIRRVLKSPWTLFSILVKRHSYLPSAYLHINCEVGNQAINSLIESSISNRTQQNAISYRQKA; encoded by the exons ATGCACTATGACTGCTCagtgcaagaggacatggctgcaag AAACCAACCCAGCGCGGAGACACGGCAGACTATTGCTACAGAACGGTTCGTCGCCGCTCTCTACGCTGATGCAGGATCAGGTTCACTGCTCCCACTCCCCCTGCCGCCTCCAAAGTTCAACGCAGACGATG CGAACGTATTGACAATGGTGGTCCTCTTCCGAGGGAATTGCGGCCTTTCCAAATGTATATCCCACTACATGTTTGCCATGGCAATGGCAGATCTCCTGGTGATGATGTTCTGTGTAATCGGGTATCATATCGTCATGTACCAGTTTCCAACGTCCTTCCTGTCCTACACATCCGCCTGTAAGGTTGGTATGTACCTCAATGTAACCAGCCTGCAAGCCTCGGTCTGGTTCACTGTCCTGTTCACAGTCGATCGGTTTGTAGCGATCTGTTGTCAGAAGCTTAAAGCGAAATATTGCACAGTGAGGACAGCTGTTTCCGGCATTATAACCGTGGCGCTCCTGTTGCATTTACAGAACGTCCCGTTTCTATTTGAGTTTAACCCCGTCAGTGTAGTTAACGGTAATCATTGGGGCTGTAAGCCGAGCTCGTGGTTCATGACGTCTCCTGTGGGAGCCTCATTCTCCATTCTGCAGAGTATTTTAACTGTTATATTACCTTTTGTTCTGATATCCCTGTTTAACTGTGTGACAGTAAGGCGTATTTTATTAGCCGGTAAATTGCGTCGCGGACTGCGGGGTCACAGCAGTCAAACACAGAAGGATCCGGAGATGGAAAGCCGCCGGAAATCCATCATTTTACTCTTTAGTGTGTCTGGCAGTTTCATTCTGTTGTGGCTGACGTCCGCTGTGACCTTTCCGACCACCCGACTCGCAGCAACCGCGCATTACGACGGAGATTACACCGATTTTGCCTACGTCGCCACTGAAGCCGGCCACTTTCTCATGTACCTGAGTTCCTGCACGAACACCTGCATTTATACAGCGACCCAGGCTAAGTTTAGAGAAGAAATACGGCGGGTGTTAAAATCTCCTTGGACTTTGTTTTCAATATTGGTTAAAAGGCACAG CTATCTGCCCAGCGCCTACCTTCATATCAACTGCGAAGTTGGTAACCAGGCCATCAATTCTCTCATCGAATCATCGATATCTAACAGAACCCAGCAGAACGCCATTAGCTACCGCCAGAAAGCATAA